From a region of the Podospora pseudopauciseta strain CBS 411.78 chromosome 7 map unlocalized CBS411.78m_7, whole genome shotgun sequence genome:
- a CDS encoding uncharacterized protein (BUSCO:EOG092629WJ; EggNog:ENOG503NV3V; COG:J; COG:U) — protein MAETLSIRPSKRRRVSPIGETADGSNGNDSKIQKQFFKTAANWNLEQSYEERSRKGKKKDARKAAAEAGRLPSRTAAGTWTVKEDDAASVASDSEWFEGEDNEDAEPKEAEEAAPEEPQIPVKEQIRRAQEELAKVATQLNEDPEEYPGAFKAMSRIGDSQIMAIKKICMVTQMTVYKDVIPGYRIRPSTEEAGEKLSKEVRRLRTYEQALVTGYQGYIKKLAYFAASPSTETSTRGQPISTIAINCACTLVNSVPHFNFRGDLLRILVKKLSTRKVDADFVKCRETLETLFKEDEEGNASMEAVSLLSKMMRAKEYRVDESVLNTFLHLRLLGEFAGKASQDRADRPTDGYNGKKLKQKKQFRTKKERKLMKEQKEAEKVMAHADAAVSHEEREKMQSETLKMVFATYFRVLKERVPHLMGAVLEGLAQYAHLINQDFFGDLLEALKQLIRYSEMPEEENEDEQMAEDGDEEEVIRDTSRESLLCTITAFALLEGQDAHNARTDLHLDLSYFITHLYRGLLPLSVNPDLELGAKSLHLSDPNDESGGNRKDTRINVQTTTVLLMRCLSGVLLPPWNIRSVPPLRLAAFTKQLMTMALQLPEKSCQAMLGLLGEVVHTHNRKVNALWNTEERKMDGTFKPLAETVEGTNPFATTIWEGELLKKHYCPKVREQLKTMEKELKSL, from the coding sequence ATGGCCGAAACATTGAGCATACGCCCCTCCAAGAGGAGAAGAGTTTCCCCTATTGGCGAGACAGCCGACGGATCGAACGGAAACGACAGCAAAATCCAGAAGCAGTTCTTCAAGACCGCCGCCAACTGGAATCTCGAACAAAGTTACGAAGAACGATCCCGGAaaggcaagaagaaggatgcaAGAAAGGCAGCCGCCGAGGCTGGGAGGCTGCCTTCCCGGACTGCCGCAGGAACTTGGACTGTGAAGGAGGACGATGCCGCTTCTGTGGCCAGCGACAGCGAATGGTTCGAGGGCGAGGACAACGAAGATGCGGAACCCAAAGAAGCAGAGGAGGCTGCCCCCGAGGAGCCCCAGATCCCGGTGAAGGAGCAGATTCGACGCGCACAGGAAGAACTCGCCAAGGTTGCGACACAGTTGAACGAAGACCCCGAAGAATACCCCGGTGCATTCAAGGCGATGTCCAGGATTGGCGATTCCCAGATTatggccatcaagaagatctGCATGGTTACGCAGATGACGGTGTACAAAGATGTCATCCCAGGCTACCGGATAAGACCTTCTACCGAGGAGGCTGGTGAGAAGCTATCGAAGGAGGTCAGGCGGCTGCGAACATACGAGCAGGCGTTGGTGACGGGTTATCAGGGGTATATCAAAAAGCTTGCCTATTTCGCTGCTTCGCCATCAACCGAAACGAGCACTCGCGGCCAGCCTATTTCCACCATCGCGATCAACTGCGCCTGCACTCTAGTCAACTCAGTACCACATTTCAACTTTCGGGGCGATCTGCTGAGGATATTGGTCAAGAAGCTGAGCACTCGCAAGGTTGATGCTGATTTTGTCAAGTGTAGAGAGACTCTCGAGACTCTTTtcaaggaggacgaggagggaaaCGCATCCATGGAAGCTGTGTCTCTGCTCAgcaagatgatgagggccAAGGAATATCGCGTTGATGAGAGTGTACTCAACACATTCCTTCACCTTCGCCTTCTGGGCGAGTTTGCAGGCAAGGCCTCGCAAGATAGGGCCGATCGGCCCACTGATGGGTATAACGGgaagaagctcaagcagaagaagcagtTCCGGACGAAGAAGGAACGCAAGCTTATGAAGGAGCAAAAGGAAGCCGAAAAGGTCATGGCTCACGCAGATGCCGCGGTCAGCCatgaagaaagagagaaaatgCAATCGGAAACCCTGAAGATGGTTTTCGCGACCTATTTCAGAGTTCTGAAAGAGCGGGTGCCACACCTTATGGGAGCTGTTCTGGAAGGGTTGGCCCAATATGctcacctcatcaaccagGATTTCTTTGGCGATCTTCTTGAAGCTCTGAAACAGCTCATTCGTTACAGCGAGATGCCCGAGGAAGAAAACGAGGATGAACAGATGGCGGAGGAcggcgacgaggaagaagtcaTCCGCGACACCAGCAGAGAATCCCTGCTGTGCACCATCACAGCATTTGCGCTCCTCGAGGGCCAGGATGCCCACAACGCTCGCACCGACCTGCACCTCGACCTTTCCTACTTTATCACACATCTTTACCGTGGTCTTCTCCCCCTATCGGTGAATCCTGATCTGGAGCTGGGTGCCAAGTCCCTCCATCTCTCTGACCCGAACGACGAGTCAGGAGGTAATCGCAAGGACACCAGGATCAACGTGCAGACGACCACAGTCCTACTCATGCGCTGCCTGAGCGGTGTGCTTCTTCCGCCCTGGAACATCAGGTCCGTACCGCCTCTCCGTCTGGCCGCCTTCACCAAGCAGCTCATGACGATGGCTTTGCAGCTGCCGGAGAAGTCGTGTCAGGCGATGCTTGGgcttttgggggaggtggtgcacACACATAACAGGAAGGTCAACGCGCTCTGGAATACTGAAGAGAGGAAAATGGACGGCACATTTAAGCCTCTGGCTGAGACGGTCGAAGGTACCAATCCATTTGCCACGACGATCTGGGAAGGGGAGCTCTTGAAGAAGCACTATTGCCCCAAGGTTAGGGAGCAGCTGAAGACTatggagaaggagctcaagagTCTTTGA
- the FAF1 gene encoding pre-rRNA processing and 40S ribosomal subunit assembly (COG:S; EggNog:ENOG503P2R3) — MPSTLGKRKAPPAEEDVVDAQEALRRHFEARFKMPAGIAPCAAPPSKRQARDEDEDDEEEEEDDSDFGSDESDAESWDGVSSEEEEEDADSQEKGESHVVEVVDYSQDPSSTAITSLMSKKELKAYLSSRPPSHTSAAQSDTPNPKKKKADESQAEDSAAFLANDLALQRLIAESHILSAAGGNASHWQSSAAAETAANTRAFAAGRTAKKTTDMRFQALGAKDSILGQAKMPMAMRKGIVSHAAAKEAKRRKEAKENGIVLEREVKKSKPSRGRRGGGRGEPREVGAPGVGRMKGATLRISAREAEVLNRPGPARRGGGRGGRGGRR, encoded by the exons ATGCCAAGCACACTAGGAAAACGAAAGGCGCCTCCCGCCGAAGAGGACGTGGTGGACGCCCAAGAAGCCCTCAGACGGCACTTCGAGGCTCGATTCAAGATGCCCGCTGGCATCGCCCCATGCGCCGCTCCACCATCCAAGAGACAGGCCcgcgatgaggatgaggatgacgaagaagaagaagaagacgacagTGACTTTGGCAGCGACGAATCCGATGCCGAATCCTGGGATGGTGTCTCTagcgaagaggaagaggaagacg CAGACTcgcaagaaaaaggagaatCCCACGTCGTAGAGGTGGTCGACTACAGCCAAGACCCTTCCTCAACCGCGATAACCTCCCTCATGAGCAAAAAAGAGCTCAAAGCCTACCTC TCCTCCCGTCCACCAAGCCACACATCTGCGGCACAGTCcgacacccccaacccaaaaaagaaaaaggccgACGAGTCCCAAGCCGAAGACAGCGCCGCCTTTCTGGCGAACGATCTCGCCCTCCAGCGCCTCATCGCCGAGTCCCAcatcctctccgccgccggcggcaaCGCCTCCCACTGGCAGTCCAGCGCCGCCGCAGAAACCGCCGCCAACACGCGCGCCTTCGCCGCCGGGCGCACCGCGAAGAAGACTACCGATATGAGATTCCAGGCGCTGGGGGCCAAGGACAGCATCTTGGGTCAGGCTAAGATGCCCATGGCGATGAGGAAGGGGATTGTGAGCCATGCCGCGGCGAAGGAGGCCAAACGGAGAAAAGAGGCAAAGGAGAATGGGATTgtgctggagagggaggtgaagaagagcaaaccgtcgagggggaggagaggtggtgggagaggggagccaagggaggtgggagcaccgggggtggggaggatgaagggGGCCACGCTGAGGATTAGTGCaagggaggcggaggtgtTGAATAGACCCGGTCCtgcgaggaggggaggaggacggggtgggagaggggggaggagatga
- the HIS6 gene encoding Enzyme that catalyzes the fourth step in the histidine pathway (BUSCO:EOG092640IZ; COG:E; EggNog:ENOG503NVJU) codes for MTRFRPCIDLHSGQVKQIVGGTLDSKTTSLLTNFISPHPPSYFSKLYKENDLHGAHVIMLGPGNRTAAIESLAAWPNNLQIGGGINETNAQEWINLGASKVIITSYLFPNGTFSQERLDKVLFALGGDKEKLVIDLSCRRKGEDRWFVAMDKWQTITDMEVCEASIRQLEPYCSEFLIHAADNEGLQRGIDEKLVENLARWCSIPVTYAGGGRNLDDLEMVKKLSNGKVDLTIGSALDCFGGSGVTLQECVEWNKKQ; via the exons atgaCCCGTTTCCGCCCCTGCATAGACCTCCACTCAGGCCAAGTCAAACAAATCGTCGGCGGCACCCTCGactccaaaaccacctccctcctcaccaactttatctccccccaccccccatcttACTTCTCCAAGCTCTACAAAGAAAATGACCTCCACGGCGCCCACGTCATCATGCTCGGGCCCGGCAACCGCACAGCAGCCATCGAGTCCCTAGCCGCCTggcccaacaacctccaaatcggcggcggcatcaaCGAGACCAACGCCCAGGAGTGGATCAACCTCGGAGCCTCAAAAGTGATCATCACATCCTACCTGTTTCCCAACGGAACTTTCTCCCAGGAGAGACTAGACAAAGTCCTTTTTGCGCTTGGTGgggacaaggagaagctggtgATTGATCTGAGCTGCAGGAGGAAGGGCGAGGATAGGTGGTTTGTTGCCATGGATAAGTGGCAGACAATCACAGATATGGAGGTTTGTGAAG CATCTATCAGACAGCTCGAGCCGTATTGCTCAGAGTTCCTCATCCACGCTGCCGACAACGAAGGCCTGCAGCGTGGCATTGACGAAAAGCTGGTGGAAAACCTGGCCAGGTGGTGCAGTATCCCCGTTACATACGCTGGCGGCGGTAGGAATCTGGATGATCTGGAGATGGTCAAGAAGCTCAGCAACGGGAAAGTGGACCTAACAATCGGCAGCGCCCTGGATTGCTTCGGCGGGAGCGGTGTCACGCTGCAAGAGTGCGTTGAATGGAATAAAAAGCAGTAA
- the MST12 gene encoding Transcription factor mst12 (COG:S; EggNog:ENOG503NY1K) yields MYSQQNAAMPAPQKPETFMLSSEAQQALPQDAQVALQQVDNLKYFLISAPVDWQADQYIRRFLLPTGEYVSCVLWNNLFHISGTDIVRCLSFRFQAFGRPVKNSKKFEEGIFSDLRNLKSGTDASLEEPKSPFLDFLYKNNCIRTQKKQKVFYWYSVPHDRLFLDALERDLKREKMGQEATTVAVSEPALSFQYDSSQSLYEQLTKAQQANSSSFSNAQQVSFSQSQSTSPVMRAMDSMPPPQMIPQSMAPLADGMDAMVPYGAMTMAPSMAPQPMIKREPEYPRAQYNQNGVPIAQTHQRHASMPAYGLEYSPAPSFVSSHFEDYSQRGISFEPLTPPQQALGIPNEPAYIANEETGLYSAIPDHMNVGLNGMMQLPPSNLAGPSFSRPYAANNSFSVIEGSPTYKQRRRRSSIPPSLSATTAAIATATAAHRPSDLRRSVSASVGPVAEGDESANNSPPGLTYSNSAISLNSQHHREMLEMSRHGTPLSTVEGSPALNPVNLQQDFSPLNGDELGPLNERPMMQGAPGVVRRARSATVMELGPYPQKSHSCPIPTCGRLFKRLEHLKRHVRTHTQERPYICPYCSKAFSRSDNLAQHKRTHDRGDGVDGNFSLSGEEEEQYSGEDQLESLDDASPTSENGYVAGSLDSALHNHQNQNAMPPSSGPNMHQAPQQYNSLQTLSMPMTISHPQAINAGGMM; encoded by the exons ATGTATTCACAGCAAAACGCGGCCATGCCCGCACCCCAAAAACCAGAGACCTTCATGTTGAGCTCGGAAGCTCAGCAAGCTCTCCCACAGGATGCTCAGGTAGCTCTGCAGCAAGTTGATAACC TTAAATACTTTCTTATTTCTGCGCCAGTTGACTGGCAAGCCGACCAGTACATTCGCCGCTTTCTTCTCCCAACGGGCGAGTACGTCTCCTGCGTTCTCTGGAACAACCTTTTCCACATCTCCGGCACCGATATCGTAAGATGTCTCTCGTTCCGCTTCCAGGCCTTTGGTCGTCCAGTAAAGAACTCCAAGAAGTTCGAGGAAGGCATCTTCTCGGATCTGCGAAATCTCAAGTCGGGAACCGATGCCTCGCTCGAGGAGCCCAAGAGCCCCTTTTTGGACTTTCTCTACAAGAACAACTGCATCAGGACAcaaaagaagcaaaaggtCTTTTACTGGTACAGCGTTCCCCACGACAGGCTTTTCCTCGATGCTCTCGAAAGAGACCTCAAGAGGGAAAAGATGGGCCAGGAAGCCACCACCGTCGCCGTCAGCGAGCCCGCGCTCTCGTTCCAGTACGACTCGTCGCAGTCGCTCTATGAGCAGCTCACCAAGGCTCAGCAGGCCAACTCTTCGTCTTTCAGCAACGCCCAGCAAGTTTCTTTTTCTCAGTCCCAGTCCACCTCGCCAGTAATGCGCGCCATGGACTCGATGCCACCGCCACAGATGATCCCTCAGTCGATGGCCCCTTTGGCGGATGGGATGGACGCCATGGTCCCGTACGGAGCGATGACGATGGCGCCCTCGATGGCCCCCCAGCCAATGATTAAGCGCGAGCCTGAGTATCCCCGTGCTCAGTACAACCAGAACGGTGTCCCAATTGCCCAGACCCACCAAAGGCACGCTTCCATGCCCGCGTACGGTTTGGAGTACTCTCCTGCGCCCTCATTTGTGTCTTCTCACTTTGAGGACTACAGCCAAAGGGGCATCTCCTTCGAGCCCTTGACGCCTCCTCAGCAGGCTCTCGGTATTCCCAACGAGCCCGCTTACATTGCCAATGAGGAGACCGGTCTCTACAGCGCTATCCCCGACCACATGAATGTTGGGCTCAACGGCATGATGCAGCTCCCACCCTCAAACCTCGCTGGGCCATCGTTCTCTCGCCCGTACGCTGCGAACAACAGCTTCTCTGTGATCGAAGGATCGCCGACATACAAGCAGAGGAGACGGCGTTCATCCATTCCACCATCCCTGTCGGCCACCACTGCTGCGATTGCGACAGCGACCGCTGCCCATCGTCCTTCGGATTTGCGGAGATCCGTCTCTGCGTCCGTCGGTCCCGTTGCTGAGGGTGACGAGTCTGCGAATAACTCCCCACCGGGCTTGACCTACAGCAACTCTGCTATCTCTCTCAACAGCCAACATCACAGGGAAATGCTCGAAATGTCTCGCCACGGTACTCCCTTGTCGACAGTTGAGGGCAGCCCTGCGCTCAACCCCGTCAACCTTCAGCAAGATTTCTCGCCACTCAACGGTGATGAGCTCGGCCCTCTGAACGAAAGACCAATGATGCAGGGTGCTCCCGGTGTCGTGCGCAGAGCCCGCTCTGCCACGGTCATGGAGCTCGGCCCCTATCCCCAAAAGTCTCACTCCTGCCCCATTCCCACATGCGGTCGTCTCTTCAAGAGATTAGAGCACCTCAAACG ACACGTGAGAACCCACACACAAGAAAGACCCTACATCTGCCCTTACTGCAGCAAAGCATTCTCCAGATCAGACAACCTAGCACA GCACAAGCGCACTCATGATCGCggtgacggtgttgatggcAACTTCAGCTTGtccggcgaggaggaggagcagtaCTCTGGCGAGGACCAACTCGAGTCTCTCGATGACGCGTCGCCAACCTCGGAAAACGGCTACGTCGCCGGTTCCCTCGACTCGGCTcttcacaaccaccaaaaccaaaacgcCATGCCACCATCGAGCGGGCCCAACATGCACCAAGCGCCACAGCAATACAACAGCCTTCAGACTCTCAGCATGCCCATGACGATAAGCCACCCTCAGGCCATCAACGCCGGCGGTATGATGTAA
- a CDS encoding uncharacterized protein (COG:S; EggNog:ENOG503P0E6) has protein sequence MAQQENTSRCSPVEPSQPRFPENTRDIPGPTRPSEITEHARIRRNTACVRCRDAKVRCNASSASGQPCLRCSKLELQCVVDKSHKRTSRRSKLEELAAEVQNIKDAVVAPRPILDLHQHHQPSHLHLRAQSISTEPSYIPSLSTTSISASNASSSTVFGRPRLCSASSENAVVPPPLTPAGSNVPSTTCHAQHPAEPRALGSRVFSGEDIDYYFEKYFEHFHPYLPIVRTKDPNACYRRGQVLFWAIIMTACRRFSRDDTAFQFLIDSLLPQIWSAISQPPLDLSVINAVLLLATWPFPTIRFLSDPSMIFAGIAMNSSFLMGLHTGRGTHSEFKHATEVNDTTDEEATFTWAGCAIISHRVSAYMGCPSASSLFNKTVDQLLDRSSQFPLPRYFYLHLETARFANRVSRTMCASLEEAQGVSHHLVAYMEEEYTKVQRLLYPDNSDLDHFTLLSTLLEIQTYYFMPLPGYSPELLKRNLIKCYTTAESLIHQAASRLHRETAFLHYAPHFVFRTLLSAICVVMRVHLASYTKGFQADTVDALIKEAIRALRICSVQEGDLHVRCASMLENYWEMRKRSNHWCRTGVSVYTHRLGASLTFDCLRRWKRDVEDARDNGRGVIGPGGTEGGEDGGEKVENNNVNVGGVERVDEGPRPTANADLGLADPFQRFDWSVFMDDFDWSFTNTSTSPAFMGPMGPT, from the exons ATGGCACAGCAAGAGAACACCAGCAGATGCTCTCCGGTCGAACCATCCCAGCCTCGGTTTCCCGAAAACACCCGAGACATTCCGGGACCGACACGCCCAAGTGAGATCACTGAACACGCACGCATAAGACGCAATACCGCCTGTGTGCGGTGCCGGGATGCCAAAGTGCGCTGTAATGCCAGCTCTGCCTCGGGCCAGCCATGTCTACGATGCTCCAAGCTCGAGCTCCAATGCGTGGTGGATAAAAGTCATAAGCGgacgtcgaggaggag TAAACTGGAAGAACTGGCTGCTGAAGTGCAGAATATCAAGGACGCCGTGGTAGCTCCTCGCCCAATTCTTGATCTtcaccagcatcaccaaccctCCCATCTCCACCTACGAGCCCAGTCTATTTCCACCGAGCCCAGTTATATACCGTCTCTGTCAACCACCAGTATCAGTGCCAGTAACGCCAGTAGCAGCACCGTCTTCGGCCGGCCCAGGCTCTGCTCAGCCTCTAGCGAAAATGCTGttgtaccaccaccacttacACCAGCAGGTAGCAATGTCCCGTCGACAACTTGCCACGCTCAGCACCCTGCCGAGCCAAGGGCACTCGGGTCTCGAGTCTTTTCAGGGGAAGACATAGACTACTACTTTGAAAAGTACTTTGAGCACTTCCACCCCTACCTCCCAATAGTTCGCACCAAAGACCCAAATGCATGCTACCGACGAGGGCAGGTCCTCTTTTGGGCCATCATCATGACCGCTTGCCGCCGGTTCTCCCGGGACGACACCGCCTTTCAGTTTCTGATCGACTCCCTACTGCCACAAATATGGAGCGCCATCTCACAACCGCCACTAGATCTATCAGTCATCAACGCTGTCTTGCTACTGGCAACATGGCCCTTTCCCACAATCAGGTTTTTGTCTGATCCATCAATGATCTTTGCAGGGATAGCCATGAACTCGTCCTTCTTGATGGGGCTTCATACCGGCAGGGGAACCCATTCGGAGTTCAAGCATGCCACCGAGGTGAATGACACGACAGACGAAGAGGCTACTTTTACTTGGGCGGGATGTGCCATCATCTCTCATCGGGTGTCGGCATACATGGGCTGCCCATCAGCTAGTTCATTGTTTAACAAGACAGTTGACCAGTTGCTCGATCGCAGCAGTCAGTTTCCACTACCCAGGTATTTTTACCTGCATTTGGAAACAGCGCGGTTTGCGAACCGGGTGAGCAGGACCATGTGTGCTTCGCTGGAGGAAGCTCAGGGGGTGAGCCATCACTTGGTGGCGtacatggaggaggagtacaCCAAGGTTCAGAGGCTGTTGTATCCAGACAACTCAG ACCTCGACCATTTCACCCTTTTGTCTACCCTCCTCGAGATCCAAACTTATTACTTCATGCCTTTGCCCGGCTACAGCCCCGAGCTCCTCAAAAGGAACCTCATCAAATGCTACACCACGGCCGAATCCCTTATCCACCAAGCGGCCTCAAGACTACACCGGGAAACAGCCTTTCTGCACTACGCTCCTCACTTTGTGTTTCGGACTCTTTTGTCGGCGATCTGCGTGGTAATGAGGGTTCATTTGGCTTCTTATACCAAGGGGTTTCAGGCAGACACTGTTGACGCGCTGATCAAGGAAGCGATTAGAGCGCTGAGGATATGTTCTGTGCAAGAAGGGGACTTGCATGTGAGATGTGCGAGCATGCTGGAAAATTACTGGGAGATGAGAAAAAGGTCGAATCACTGGTGTAGGACGGGGGTGAGCGTGTATACACATCGTCTGGGGGCGAGCTTGACGTTTGATTgcttgaggaggtggaagagggatgTGGAGGATGCGAGGGAtaatgggaggggggtgattgGGCCTGGGGGGAcggaagggggtgaggatgggggggagaaggtggaaAATAACAATGTGAatgtgggaggggttgagagggttg ATGAAGGACCGAGACCGACGGCAAATGCGGATTTGGGACTGGCGGATCCGTTTCAACGGTTTGACTGGAGTGTGTTTATGGATGATTTTGATTGGAGCTTCACGAATACGTCTACTTCGCCAGCGTTTATGGGGCCTATGGGACCGacttga